One Etheostoma cragini isolate CJK2018 chromosome 6, CSU_Ecrag_1.0, whole genome shotgun sequence DNA window includes the following coding sequences:
- the si:ch211-254p10.2 gene encoding solute carrier family 40 member 1, with amino-acid sequence MSKRADASQCGGVVVEFESDDIRDARAKRARSIPGSALIYLKGPKFLIYVSGALSMWGDRMWHFAISVFLIELYGRNLLLTAVFGLVVAGSVLMLGALIGDWVDRNPRNKVAHASLFIQNISVTVCSIVLMLVFSYKQRIEQIWDGWLTVVCYTVVIVLADVANLASTALTIAIQRDWIVVITGYNRGHLAGMNATMRRIDQVTNILAPLAVGQVMTLASNVVGCGFILGWNLVSLIVEFFFLSRVYRIVPALSVKPPVVEVDQVFLQRVERRMSQGEGNVAQPLPLTEGNCNTGLHLKEITNLPLCFRRFRWLVSTCKDGWRAYYRQPVFLAGMGLAFLYTTVLGFDCITTGYAYTQGISGSLLSLLMGVSAITGLMGTVMFTRLRKSYGLVNTGIISSCIHLGCLLLCVCSVFAPGSPMDLSLLMPYITSNSSTELGGMASQRQKHTYPLRGGSNQPLLPDRSSIHWTNNTVLFDNVPSDTAPESYISIILLFLGVITARIGLWSFDLTVTQLLQENICESERGVVNGVQSSMNYLMDLLHFIMVISAPQPQHFGILVIISVLFITTGHTMYFLYAHKAKRKRRLDT; translated from the exons ATGTCTAAGCGAGCAGACGCCTCCCAGTGTGGTGGGGTTGTGGTCGAGTTTGAGTCTGACGACATCAGGGATGCAAGAGCTAAAAGAGCAAGGAGTATACCAG GTTCAGCTCTTATCTACCTCAAGGGTCCCAAGTTTCTCATCTATGTCAGTGGAGCATTATCTATGTGG GGCGACCGCATGTGGCACTTTGCAATTTCTGTGTTCCTGATTGAGCTGTATGGCCGTAACCTGCTGTTGACTGCGGTGTTTGGGTTGGTGGTGGCCGGGTCCGTGCTCATGCTAGGGGCTTTGATTGGAGACTGGGTTGATCGCAATCCCAGGAATAAAG TTGCACATGCATCTCTTTTCATTCAGAACATCTCAGTGACAGTATGTAGCATTGTGCTCATGTTGGTGTTCTCATATAAGCAAAGGATTGAACAGATCTGGGATGGATGGCTTACT GTGGTTTGTTATACGGTGGTGATCGTCCTGGCAGATGTGGCAAACCTTGCAAGCACAGCACTGACCATTGCCATTCAGAGGGACTGGATTGTGGTTATCACAGGCTACAACCGAGGTCACCTAGCTG GAATGAATGCAACCATGAGGCGGATAGATCAGGTGACTAACATCCTGGCCCCACTAGCAGTGGGACAGGTCATGACCCTGGCCTCCAATGTAGTTGGCTGTGGCTTCATCCTGGGCTGGAACCTTGTATCTCTCATTGTGGAGTTCTTCTTCTTGTCACGGGTGTACCGCATCGTCCCTGCTCTTTCAGTCAAACCACCAGTGGTGGAGGTGGATCAGGTGTTTCTGCAGAGGGTTGAGAGGAGAATGTCACAAG GGGAAGGTAATGTTGCACAACCTCTACCTCTGACCGAAGGCAACTGCAACACAGGCCTGCACCTAAAAGAAATCACCAACCTGCCACTGTGTTTCCGGAGGTTTCGCTGGCTGGTGAGCACCTGCAAGGACGGCTGGAGGGCCTACTATCGCCAGCCTGTCTTCTTGGCAGGAATGGGTCTGGCTTTCCTCTACACCACAGTGCTGGGCTTTGACTGCATCACCACTGGCTATGCATATACTCAGGGCATAAGCGGCTCCCTCCTTAGTCTGCTGATGGGTGTATCGGCTATCACAGGGCTGATGGGCACCGTGATGTTCACCAGACTTAGGAAGTCCTATGGCCTGGTTAACACAGGCATCATCTCAAGCTGCATCCACCTGGGCTgcttgctgctgtgtgtgtgctctgtgtttGCCCCTGGCAGCCCTATGGATCTTAGCTTGCTGATGCCCTACATTACATCCAACTCCTCTACTGAGCTTGGAGGGATGGCAAGCCAAAGGCAAAAACACACTTATCCTCTGAGGGGGGGCAGCAATCAGCCACTGCTACCGGACCGCTCCTCCATCCACTGGACCAACAACACTGTGCTCTTTGACAACGTCCCCTCTGACACAGCGCCAGAATCTTACATCTCCATTATCCTTCTGTTCTTGGGTGTCATCACAGCACGCATTG GTCTCTGGTCCTTCGACCTGACAGTGACCCAGCTTCTGCAGGAGAACATCTGTGAGTCAGAGAGGGGTGTGGTAAACGGGGTGCAGAGCTCCATGAATTACCTGATGGATCTGCTTCACTTCATCATGGTCATCTCCGCTCCACAGCCACAGCACTTTGGCATTCTAGTTATCATTTCTGTATTATTCATCACCACTGGGCACACTATGTACTTCCTGTACGCACACAAAGCCAAGAGAAAACGCCGCCTCGACACATAA
- the LOC117946368 gene encoding sodium-dependent neutral amino acid transporter B(0)AT3-like codes for MDRDAENTEQTHVDGLKEIAERPKWDNKVQYLLTCIGFAVGLGNVWRFPYLCQIYGGGAFLIPYAIALVFEGLPLLHMELAIGQRLRMGSVGVWNSISPYLGGLGVASLVVSFLVGLFYNMILAWILWYFFHSFQNPLPWRDCPLNLNLTGYVSECEKSSPVNYFWYRETLNITPNIETSGSIQWWLVLCLASAWCIVYICFIRGIETIGKAIYVTATFPYLVLTIFLVRSLTLPGAIDGLIYLFTPNWETLKNPEVWLDAATQIFFSLSLAFGGLIAFSSYNAQKNNCERDALIVGCVNSFTSIYASIPIFAILGFKANENYNGCKNWNILRLTNSFNIGDENITLENYDDWFKYLNKTDPSEVESLNLKTCNLQTFLDQSASGTGLAFIVFTEAVIEMPGSQVWAVLFFVMLFSLGLSSMFGNLEGVLTPLLDLHMIPPWIPKEIFTGLMCLTSFTVALIFTLGSGNYWLEIFNSYVGSIPLLIIAFFEIISVVYIYGINKFNDDIEWMSGRRPNIYWQATWRFISPFMLLVVFVAYVAVEAEKQPTYNAWNPDYVQFPLADVQPYPEWVFVICVLLSVLPVVSIPLVALYKLMGFLKKYIMNRHNQNPYANE; via the exons ATGGATAGAGACGCTGAAAATACTGAGCAGACGCATGTTGATGGACTTAAAGAGATCGCTGAAAGACCAAAATGGGACAATAAAGTTCAATATTTGCTAACCTGCATAGGTTTTGCTGTGGGACTTGGCAATGTGTGGAGATTTCCATATTTGTGTCAAATCTATGGCGGAG GGGCTTTTCTGATTCCTTATGCCATTGCCTTGGTGTTTGAGGGACTTCCTCTGCTGCACATGGAACTGGCCATCGGACAACGACTCCGCATGGGAAGTGTTGGAGTGTGGAATTCAATCTCCCCGTATCTGGGAGGTTTAG GTGTGGCTTCCTTAGTAGTGTCCTTTCTAGTTGGTCTGTTCTACAACATGATCTTGGCCTGGATCCTCTGGTACTTCTTCCACTCCTTTCAAAATCCACTTCCCTGGAGGGACTGCCCATTAAATCTGAATCTCACTG GCTATGTAAGTGAATGTGAGAAGAGCTCACCAGTGAACTATTTCTGGTATCGTGAAACACTGAACATTACGCCTAACATTGAGACCAGTGGGTCCATACAGTGGTGGCTGGTGCTTTGTCTTGCATCTGCTTGGTGCATTGTGTACATCTGCTTCATACGTGGAATTGAGACTATTGGGAAG GCTATTTATGTCACAGCCACCTTTCCTTATCTTGTTTTGACCATCTTCTTGGTCAGATCATTGACTCTGCCTGGGGCCATAGATGGCTTAATATACCTCTTCACTCCAAAT TGGGAAACCCTAAAAAACCCTGAGGTCTGGTTGGATGCTGCTACTCagatctttttctctttgtctttggcCTTTGGGGGACTTATTGCTTTTTCCAGTTACAATGCTCAAAA GAATAACTGTGAGAGAGATGCCCTAATTGTTGGATGTGTGAACAGTTTTACATCAATTTATGCATCAATTCCTATTTTTGCCATACTTGGATTTAAAGCAAATGAAAACTACAATGGCTGCAAAAATTG GAACATACTGAGATTGACTAATTCATTCAACATTGGGGATGAGAACATAACCCTTGAAAACTATGACGACTGGTTTAAGTATCTCAACAAAACTGATCCCTCGGAGGTCGAAAGCCTCAATCTAAAGACATGTAACCTGCAGACTTTCCTGGACCAA AGCGCCTCTGGAACCGGACTGGCCTTCATCGTGTTCACTGAGGCGGTGATAGAAATGCCAGGCTCTCAGGTGTGGGCGGTGCTCTTCTTTGTCATGCTCTTCAGCCTGGGCCTCTCCTCTATGTTTGGAAATCTGGAGGGGGTCCTTACTCCTCTGCTTGACCTGCACATGATTCCACCCTGGATTCCTAAAGAAATTTTCACAG GGTTAATGTGCCTCACCTCCTTTACTGTGGCCCTAATCTTTACTTTGGGCTCTGGAAACTACTGGCTGGAGATTTTCAACAGCTATGTGGGATCCATTCCTCTGCTCATCATAGCATTCTTTGAGATCATTAGCGTGGTATACATATATGGAATAAACAA GTTTAATGACGACATTGAATGGATGTCAGGTCGGAGACCAAACATTTACTGGCAGGCCACTTGGCGCTTCATCAGTCCTTTCATGCTTCTGGTGGTTTTTGTGGCATACGTTGCCGTCGAGGCTGAAAAACAACCTACATATAATGCCTGGAACCCAGATTAC GTGCAGTTCCCCCTCGCTGATGTTCAGCCCTATCCTGAATGGGTTTTTGTTATCTGTGTGCTATTATCTGTCCTTCCTGTTGTATCCATTCCTCTTGTGGCTCTCTACAAATTAATGGGCTTTCTGAAGAAGTACATCATGAACAGGCACAACCAAAATCCATATGCAAATGAATAA
- the slc6a19b gene encoding solute carrier family 6 member 19b, whose product MKLQLPNPGLEDRILSHQQLDELEKDEAGDRPKWDNKTQYMLTCVGFCVGLGNVWRFPYLCQSHGGGAFMIPFLILLVLEGIPLLHLEFAIGQRLRRGSLGVWATIHPYLTGIGIASMCVSLTISLYYNTIMAWILWYFFNSFQEPLPWSQCPMNANLTGSVSECERSSPVDYFWYRKTLNTTPAIEEDGGLQWWILLCHICAWSVLYICIIRGIETTGKAVYVTSTLPYLVLTIFLIRGLTLKGSLNGVKFLFTPDLTELAKPSTWLDAGAQVFYSFSLAFGGLISFSSYNSVHNNCEQDAVIISIINGITSVYAATVIYTIIGFRATERFDNCLSGNILALLNVFELPEGTITDSNYNQVVQNLNATHPEVFQQLDLKTCNLNTFLSEGVEGTGLAFIVFTEAITKMPLSPLWAVLFFIMLFCLGLSSMFGNIEGVLVPLQDLKVFPKTWPKEVVTGITCMLCCLVGLIFIQGSGSYWLSLFDTYGGSIPLLVVAFCEMISVVYIYGIDRFNDDIKFMIGHKPNFFWQASWRVISPLIMFIILVFYFVTKVSEKISYKAWNPESNTFPTLEEKPYPGWIYAIIFILAGIPSLAVPLVCVWRCLKSKMRVKPDLDHL is encoded by the exons ATGAAGTTACAACTCCCCAATCCAGGCCTGGAGGACAGGATACTGTCCCATCAGCAACTGGACGAACTGGAGAAAGACGAGGCTGGAGATAGACCAAAATGGGACAACAAGACCCAGTACATGTTGACCTGTGTTGGGTTTTGTGTGGGACTTGGAAATGTCTGGCGGTTCCCCTACTTGTGTCAGAGTCATGGAGGAG gAGCATTTATGATACCATTTTTGATCCTGCTGGTTCTTGAAGGAATCCCACTTTTGCATCTTGAGTTTGCTATTGGTCAACGTTTAAGAAGAGGCAGTTTGGGAGTGTGGGCTACAATTCATCCCTATTTGACTGGCATTG GTATTGCATCTATGTGTGTATCTCTGACGATCAGTCTCTACTACAACACCATAATGGCCTGGATTCTGTGGTACTTCTTTAATTCATTCCAAGAGCCTCTGCCTTGGAGCCAATGTCCTATGAATGCAAATTTAACAG GCAGTGTTTCAGAGTGTGAGAGGAGCTCCCCTGTGGATTATTTCTGGTACAGAAAGACACTGAACACAACTCCAGCGATTGAAGAAGATGGCGGTCTACAGTGGTGGATACTGTTATGTCACATATGTGCATGGTCTGTGCTCTATATTTGCATCATTCGTGGTATTGAGACCACCGGGAAG gcTGTGTATGTGACTTCGACCCTTCCCTACCTGGTGCTGACCATTTTTCTGATCAGAGGGTTGACCCTGAAAGGCTCTTTGAATGGAGTTAAGTTTCTCTTCACACCAGAC TTAACAGAGCTGGCTAAGCCATCAACATGGCTTGATGCGGGTGCTCAAGTTTTCTATTCCTTCTCTCTGGCTTTTGGTGGTCTTATTTCTTTCTCCAGCTATAACTCAGTGCA TAACAACTGTGAACAGGATGCAGTGATCATCTCTATCATCAACGGTATCACCTCAGTCTATGCAGCAACTGTCATTTACACCATAATCGGATTCAGAGCAACAGAAAGATTTGACAACTGTCTTTCTGG AAACATCCTAGCTTTACTAAATGTGTTTGAGCTTCCTGAGGGCACCATCACTGACAGCAACTACAATCAGGTTGTTCAGAATCTTAATGCAACACACCCTGAGGTCTTTCAACAGCTGGATCTTAAGACCTGCAACTTAAATACTTTTCTCAGTGAG GGAGTTGAAGGAACTGGTTTAGCCTTCATTGTGTTCACTGAGGCTATCACCAAGATGCCCCTCTCTCCGTTGTGGGCGGTCCTTTTCTTCATAATGCTCTTCTGTCTCGGCCTGTCTTCCATGTTTGGTAATATTGAAGGAGTTCTTGTACCACTGCAAGACCTCAAGGTCTTCCCTAAGACATGGCCAAAAGAGGTTGTCACTG GTATAACGTGCATGCTCTGCTGTCTGGTGGGTCTGATATTTATCCAAGGCTCAGGAAGCTATTGGCTTTCACTCTTTGACACCTATGGAGGATCCATCCCTCTGCTAGTTGTGGCATTCTGCGAGATGATCTCGGTGGTCTACATATATGGCATAGACAG GTTCAATGATGATATTAAGTTCATGATAGGACACAAACCCAACTTCTTCTGGCAGGCGTCATGGAGAGTCATCAGCCCGCTCATCATGTTTATCATCTTGGTCTTTTACTTTGTCACTAAAGTTTCTGAAAAGATCAGTTACAAAGCCTGGAATCCTGAATCG aaTACATTCCCCACATTGGAAGAAAAGCCATATCCAGGCTGGATCTATGCAATCATCTTTATACTGGCAGGGATACCCAGTCTTGCTGTGCCTTTAGTTTGTGTCTGGAGATGCTTAAAGTCAAAGATGAGGGTTAAGCCAGATCTCGACCATCTCTGA